The genomic interval CCTGGTACGAGCGGCCGCCTGACGGGTCTTTGGGCCTCCTCGACCTGTTGCACCCTCCTCGTCCCCTCCGGACCCTGCGTTTCGCACAtatctccctctcctccgtcccCCACACGCAGCCGCTCAGCTTCCTGACGGACCTTTTTAACCTGGCGACGGGCTCCATGACGGAGCCGAGCTACGGAGGCAGCGGGGAACGACCTCTCCCCTACTGGTTTGACAGACGACGGGCGGAAAAGTGATGGGTTTCTCCTTCGTTCATATTGCGATGCTCCGACGGAACGCGCGCGCTCTcacgcgcagcaggaaccaggcAGATCTGAATGAGGTCAGGAGTAAACAGGTGTCTTATTCAGGTTAAACATGAAGAGAAACATGGAAACAACACAGCGCAAGAAATGACTAAATGTCATATCAGTCATCttactggtcacactggttcAGCATGCAATCCTGCTAAAGCTCCAGGCAGATGGCCTCCAGTCCTTCAAGACAATCCTCCAAAgcttcacacacaaaccagagAAGACTAACAACAGACTTCTGCtcccacagacagaaacaacattTGCTGTTCCtggtctgagctgctgctttgctccttCTGAACCAGCTCCACTTCTCACCTCCCCCAACACAGATTACCACCTAATGAGGACTTAACGAGGGGAATCTCGTTAGCTGTGGCAGGGAATGCACCCGGTGGCTCACGTGCGCGGTGAAGATTTGCAGGCGGCGGCTGATGTCATGCTGAGTGACACATGCGAATGCTCACGGCCCGACACCCGCTGCACCTGAAGCCGCGCAGCTTCCTGTTCTCCCCAGCTCCGGCTGACAGGTTCcccacaaacagcacaaacagcctTCAGTCAGAAAATCCAGATATGACGGTGTGAAAAGAGAGAAATGAAACAAGGGACGCCCGAATGGAGAAAGCAATGAAAAGGCTCATGGGGCTGAGGGACAAGCTGTAGCATCAGCAAAACCAACCAAACACACTCGCTAGAGGACAAATATGTGAAGGTGCAAATGAACTAATaaagatttattatttattaaatttattttttgaaaggattaattTCAAACTAACCAGACATGAGACTGAGACTATTAGGCACAGGACATGAAATGATATAGAAGCTGTGTATTAATTGCTTTACAGTCTTAACAATATGATTTCAACAGTTATAGTTTATAATAAACATTCagcattaaatgtttaaatgcttCTCTGAGTGGATTTCTGTCAGTTTCTATGTTGAACAACTGCCCAGAGTGAATTCGGAGCTCTCTGACCTGCTCTAATGCCCCATTTGGCTTCAGCGCCTCACAGTTTTTCATAACTTCCCTTCCACTTGTTTCCTTCTATTTCCAGAGCACTTGAGATTCTGACGGACACAGAAACGTTAATGCTTTAAGACGATCATAGAGGAGAGCCACACCTCCCCAAGCTCAAGTTCAGTGCGCAGATCCAGGATCAGGTGACTCATCCCACGTATGGGTAGATGTCTCCACAGACAATAggtcagaaacaggaacagacagaaaacaaaagtaTAGTTCATATATCATCAGCTCATGAAAAACCCAGTACATGACTATAAGTCTATTTGTGTGTGAATCAGGACATCCAAGGCTGCCAGACAAGCTACTTAAAGGATTCTCATGTGGATCATTGCCCAACACATGACCAACAGCCAGCCTCGCATGCATGAAGTCAGGGAGGCGTGACGACGGCGTCATTACAGACACAGAACCTGCAGAATACTGAAGACACCTTCTGTCATCCTTTGAATACACTGAGGTGGAATACAGACTACTTCTAGTTGTTGCAGTTGGTTTGAGATGATTTTACACTAAATGAGACAATTAATCACTCACATTGAAGCAGCAGGATCAAAAGTGGATGTACTCATACTTATACAGTACAGGCACACAAATATAAGATCTCATTCAGTCAGATTCACATTCGCTGACACTGAGTATCCCTCAGCTCTCAAGGCTGCGCGTCCGGCCTTGTGGCCGTGCCGTCCGCTCAGCAGCACTCAATCAAGATGCCAGAACGGGGCTGTGAGTCAATGGCAGCTGCATGACGAGCGCGGGTGACGTGCACGGATGGACCGAGGCCACCATCACTGCCCAGAACAGGAAAACAGGGTTTATTCATCAAGTCATTACGTACAAAAGACATGTTGTATCTCTAAATGTTAGAGATAGAATATGAACATACACATTATATATAGTAGACATGATGCATTTATGTCAGTAGTCAAAGTCTTCAACCAATGCTTTAAGAAACCAGGGACTTTCTCTGGAGCTTTCATAACCTCTGATATGAACATCTTTAAGAGTCAACTAATTGGCAATTAACAAAAGAGGCCTCAGATCAGCAGTAAGAACAAAATGATGTGGCAGAAAATTAAAATTGTACAATCAAGTTAAGCAAACAGATTTCATTCGTATtccctcattatttttatattaacatacaaatacaaagtTCTTTCTCCGTAGCGACACAAAGCAAACCAAGCACCAGGCTCCTGGTTCCAGCTCTGCAGCGTCATCTGCTCATATCACCGCTGTTCCTCAAGACTTGACTCCTCCTTGGATGAACGAGGGGCAGGAAAAAGGGGTGGGACAGAACAGACGCAGGGGAGATCCGATTGGACGGCTCGTACTCCAGCATCCGCTCCAAAAGGTCGAAGAACTGGTGATGTTCTGCCCCGTACGCCAACAAATACTTCTGGAAACGCAGGGATTCATTGTGAACATGCTGAACGGGGCAGCTGACAGACGGAGGCCATGTCTGGAACTTGGAAGCTCACCCTTAATGGTTTGCACTTGGTTCTCACGTAGCGTCCAGCCTTGGAACACTCGTTCCAGTCCAGACGCCCGCGGTGGAAGTATTTCTGCTTTCTTATTGATAAAGCACAGGTTCATGAGAAAGACATTTGGAGTTTAGGCTCAATGATTTAGCTTTTTACCTGCTCCTTTGGATCATTCTCTGAGGAACTGGGCCCCGAATTCTCTCCATCATAGCAAGGTGCTCCTTATTGTCATGAGTCTGTGGTGAACACGCCACACAGGTTAATACAGCTCCTTCGTTCCAGCTTCTGAGTGATGTAATTGTAcagggacagacacacacttaccTGGAACAGCGTGAAGCCTTCGTAGTATTCAAACAGGATGCATCCAATGCTCCAGACGTCACAGGGGTGACTCCAGCCCAGCTCTGCAAGACAGCATGGAGGGAGCAGAGCTTCAAAGGCCTGAGCTCAGGTTAGTCCACGCTTTCTCAGCGCCACCTACCCAGGATCACTTCAGGAGCTCGGTAGTGACGCGTGGAAATGACCACCGAGTGGTGCTCGTAGTCGAAGGTGGCGCTGCCGAAGTCGACGAGCCGCACCGTGGTGTCGTTGATTCTCCTCTCGCTGCATTTCTGGAGGAttcgggaggagagagaggaggaaagcaCGCTTTGTGTCTGACTCATGGACTACAGAGAAGCAGACGGGGAGCGTGAGATCAGACAGCGAGGCAGTCGGGCCCACAGCCGCTGCTGACCTTGTCAGGGTTGTAGATGAGGGAGTAGTCGGAGTTGACGAAGAGGATGTTCTCCGGCTTCAGGTCGGTGTGCGTCAGCTTGTTGTCGTGAAGAACTGCGGCAGAAAAACATCAGGCGTGCGTCGACGCCCTGCTCATATAAGAGTTACAGCGGCTGATGCGTGAACTCACAGCTCACAGCCTGGCAGATCTGGTGGGCCATGTGTCGGATCTGGGTGAGTGGATAGGGCAGGAAGTTGTTCGCCTTCAAGAAGTCGAAGGTGCTGAGAGAAAGCAGCTCGAACGAGATGCACACGTGGCCGTAGTAGCTGAACCAGTCGAGCATTTCCACGCAGTGGCTGATTGGAAATGAACACACGACATGCAGTGAGAACCAGCAGAGAGAAGCGTGAGCACCAGAAGACACTCACTGCCTGTTCTGTGGGTCCTTCTCACTAATCTCCTGCAGCACGTTGATTTCCAGTCTGGCCGCCTCCCTGTATTTGTCGAGGTTCCGAATAATCTTCAGAGCGATCCGACTTCCTCCCCTGCGCATGAGAACACGGCCGGTCACCAGCGAGCACGGAACGGGCCGGGCGTTTGTGCTGCCGCCGCTCGTTACGGTACCTGCTGTGATCCACGCACTGCACCACCTTCCCAAAAGTGCCCTCACCTAAAGTGTCCACTATCTCATCTGCGGAACAGATTGAAGCTAAATCTGGAGCATTTTTATTTAGCCTGCCAACGTTTGCTCAGCTGATACTCACATCTGTCTTCCAGGACGTCCCCGCTTTTATAGATCAGGTGACCGTTCTCGGTGTCCCTGCCGTTGTCGTCGGCCGCttcgctgctgctgcgctggaaACAAAGTCAACGACGGGCAACGTGAGGCCCGAGCTCAACCTGCTGTCACGAGCAGATTGACCACTTGgcgtaaaggtcaaaggtcaccagctGGACGTACAGAGTGAAACAAATCTGCACTGAAAGGTGCTAAACCTCAGATTTGTTCTTCAAAACCTCCCACTGTTCAATGTGGCCATGATCATGAAAACTCAGTGGAGGTGTGAGCTTACGCTGTAGTTGATCCTAAGACCTGAGCTTGTGTTAAATGAGGTTAATAAGCGATGTCAAATCATTCCTGGCCTCTTCAGAGGAGCCGAGTCTCCATTACCATCCACATTCTGGGCTTGTTATTAATACCAGGACTTCTGCATGCTCCGCTGAGGAAAGGCTCACTGCAGAACATGGGCCGTGAACAAGATCATGCACTGACacgtaaacacaaacagataaaaataatGCAACGTCTGTGCAGAGGATAAAACAGGGGTGAAATCAAATGCACGTAGAGAAAAGGAAGTGGAGATACTCACAGCGAGGCAGAGGCAAATACAGTCCACAAAAGCCTTGTACAGAGAATAGAGCTCAGTCTTTCCCATTACGCAGAACCGCAGAGCGACAAGGAGAAAGGACGAGcctgagaggaagaggggaggatggaggggggtCGGCGGAGGTGAAGTAGAGAGTCAGGTGAAGCGGAGGCAGCATTAAAATTGTGAAGTAGTGCAGCGAGAAAGCACCGAGGAGAGGATAACACAGCATAGAGCACGGAAAAGCAAGACGACGTGGAGATGTGACAAAGTAAAAAATAGCCTGGAGAGTTGTCAGCGGAAAccaggagcgagggagagacgGAACTTCACAGTCACTCCAAAAAACAGGCAGGAGGAATAAAGGAAAGTGAAATGAAGCTGAGACCGAAGCTAATTATAAACTCCGGTCACATCCCCCCTAAGAGAGTCTTCAGAGGGAGAATCAAGATGTGGTCAGCGGCAGTGACGGAGGCCGAaaggagggcgaggaggaggaggaggaggaagggggcgAGCGAGATCCGGTTTCACTGAACTTACTCCCTCTCCTGCGTGTACTTCTTAACCTCTGCAATGTTTTGCCACACCTGTCCTCCTCCGCATTCCTTCCTCTACAGGAATAACTGAGGCAGCTCGtgcaaagcttttattttgaagtccatATTCAAAGAGAAACTTGAACAGGTGCATGTTCCTTCCTAGGCTAAATAACATGAGCTAAGATCAATAAAAACTTGACAATGGGAACAGTTAAAATTTGCAAAGGTGATGCAGATTATTGGTCGCGTCACCAACGGCAACGAGACAAAATACCAAGATTAGTGCCTTAAAAAGTGCAGGTAAAATTTCAGCTGATTCAAACACATCAACAAAATACAGCAATAACAAATCCGGTGTGTCCAGTAGATGGAAGGTGATCATCCACAAAATACCTCTATGataaatcaaacacacaggtgGAACAGGAAGCTGCCGCTGACTTGAACAACCACAAGCACATCCTCTCGGAGCCAGGCCCACTGCCTTCTAATGTGGTGCAGGTGATATCAGGATGTCCCCGTACGGCTGCCTCTGCTCCGCCCGCACCCTCCTGCTGGATAAAGCCTCtgcacaggagacacacacatcagcttAGTATCACGCTGTGGTTCTGGAGCGGTAAGGCAGGGAAGCAGGCGGCTCAGTGAGAGCTGAAACACATCCTTTTACCCAGGAGCCTCTTGAAAGCGATGCTGACGGTTTTGCGGTCGGCGCCCGGTGGCAGAAGAGAACGAAAAAGCACGGGTGCCTCTTCACCCTTGTCCAACTCTGGCAGCAGCCTGGAAGCATTCAGACTCTTTATTAACGTCCCTGAAGAGGGTGAAATACCTCCTCACCGTGTTTGTCGTTACCCAGGATGCTCTGGTATTCTCTCCAACCCCTCGTCCAGCACCTCTGGGACGTCCTGCAGCGTGGAAACGGACCGAGACACAATAGACCTGGAAGCACAGACGCATGTCAGGATTCGTCCCCGCAGGCTCGCCGGCAGCGCCTCCGGGCGTCACCTACCCCTCCCTGTCGGACGCCAGCATGGGGGACATTTCCCGAGACGTCTCCCTTTGTTCGGAGGCCTCCAGCGGCAGCGTGCCGGCGCCTgggcagacacacgcacacggttCAGAGGGCGCACTTTACTGCGCTTCATTCCCCTGTGACCTTCAGCCATAAGCGACACATGCCTATGCCTGGCCTCTGACTCCACTCTCACCCCCGTTAACGAGCCGGCGGCTTCAGCTCGTGACCGACGCAGCCGCAGCGCCGACGGCAACAAGCTGTTTATCGCGTTGGTGACGTGTTGCGTTGATGCGTTTTACCTGAAATATCCAGCACTTCTGACTCAGGCAAATCTCTGGGGACCtgttcacagacagacacagttaTTCATGCTGGGACGGgcgtgtgtgttacaggtagcaCACGTTTATCCTCCACACCTCCTGTGGGCTGAGCTCCAGCTTCTGCTCCTGTCTTTCCTCGCCCGCTTCAACCATCTCctgctctttgtcctcctcagaTTCTGTGGACTCGGGGCCCCGCTCCCCGACCCGCAGGTCCACGCCGGGCCGGGGTGTGATGGTCGCGGCCTGTCTCCATAGAAACTGCACCTCTGGAGGCAGAAAGGCTGGGAGGGAATAAATAGCTTTATGGTTTATTTTCGAAAAGGTTACTCGAGTCACGACATTCAaattagcagcagctgcagttgagACGAAGAGGAAAGCTGAGATTCAATCAGACGCGTGTTACACTTTACAAGACATTGCCATCCTGAGAAGATGAACAACTAATGCACACAGTAATAGTGACACACAGCTCTATGCAGTACTAGTACCTGGCATCCCATTCTGGTAATGGTTATCCTGGTTTATGGTTCGTCTGTTTTGATCAGGTGCAGGGGTGCATTGCTTACGGGTGCAGGGGTTGCTGAAGagatcagcagcagagacgaCTCTGTCAGATGGAGGCGGTAGGGGAGGAACCTGTCTGGTCTCAGTCAGAGTGTTGTCAATCTGCCTCTGCAGCACCTCCTGTGGGATCTGCGTCTCCGGGTCGAAGAAGATGAgctgcctcttcttcttctttggaggAGGAGACACGTCCTGGTGATGGGAAGTGAATTATGCGCACTGTATCTTGGGGAACCTGTTGATGACACATCTGAGTCATGCATATTCACCTCTGACTGCAGCCGGGGCCTTTGTGGTGTCCTTGCTGCAGGCGGCGGTGAGGGCAGGGCCGGCACCGAGACCGGGGTGAGCTCATCGGGGGGAGTTTCAGGTTTCTCCAGCAAAGCGGGCTCCTCCTGGGGCAGCAGCGTGGCATCTTCACTCGGCAGAATCGTGGGCTGTAAACTGACACCATCAGAAACAGTGAGTAgatgtgagcgtgtgtttgtattgttgtgTCCATTTGTGTAGCTGGGATTTACGTAATTGGGGATCCGGTGAGCTCTGCGggtctgtctttctctccctcgcttgctcctcgctcgctctctccctctcctgccaGTACCTCCACATCTTGCAAAACATTGCAAAAGGTCAAATGCTACACGAACAAACATACTACACGAGGACCTCATTGTCAGTCTCGTCTCACTTTTGCCCCTCACCTTCTGGAAACAGCTCTGTTCCAGCCAGGAGGAAGTCAATAACATCTGGTTGATCATGCTCAAGGTCCTCGCCCTCAAACTAGCATTAGAACGAATTAAAAGCAAGACAGAAGTAGTGAATAATAAGCAGATACAATTATGTAAATGCGTCTTCCAACAGCTGAACCTCTGCTGCGGGTATGGCGACAGGCTCGgtctctctcagagtgatggtTTCTGGAGACGCTGTGATGCCTGAGGATGAAAGGGAAGGATGGCATTAATAAGAAGCCATTATTTCAGCGCTGCATAAGCTGCTGACACCAGCAGGCGAGTAGACAACTAATCAAGCTGCAATTACGGCGCGCTTTCTGGCGGAGGAAATCCGGCTGCACAACACTCCCCGACACCACGGCATCGGCCTCGGCCAATTAGGAGGACGTCGCTGAAGCCGGGCTGCGCCGCCGCGACCTGAACCGcagctgtgtctctgctctgagctcctGCCTGGATCTGCCTCATTCcgggtttgtgtgtttagcagCACACAACCAGGCGCGCTGGATGAATATCCATGAAAACGTCAAAGGCACTCATGTATTTTTATGCCTAAGTGTCACAGTTCTCAGCCAATGACAGAGGGAGGACAGAATGTTCCCGCTAAAGCCAGTCGCCAGTAAAGCGATTCTGTACCTCGTGTTCACTGGTGTTTTAACAGTGACTCAAGTTTTAAACTGAAGTACTGAACTGAGCACCACCTAATTAGAGCCTGTAACTAAGGGGTTCTCTTGTCCGTGTGCAGCAGCACGAACAAGAGGGCGATGACAGGGTCTCTGTACAGTAATACAGGAA from Betta splendens chromosome 16, fBetSpl5.4, whole genome shotgun sequence carries:
- the LOC114842550 gene encoding meiotic recombination protein REC8 homolog isoform X1, which produces MFYYPAVLRRHSGCFSTIWLVATKGIRVSRRDILKVNVKRTCDDIMDYLLEKVPAPRPGLPRPRFSLYLSSQLQYGVVVVFHRQCAMLLEEIHSILVQLLKQRASQKIDMDDYTRPSLVFSDALSLLQETDGASDPMFGLMHMHIMPSPTRLIEMSGEFLRRASSESPEPTSPASAPEPEPEPDGITASPETITLRETEPVAIPAAEFEGEDLEHDQPDVIDFLLAGTELFPEDVEVLAGEGESERGASEGEKDRPAELTGSPITLQPTILPSEDATLLPQEEPALLEKPETPPDELTPVSVPALPSPPPAARTPQRPRLQSEDVSPPPKKKKRQLIFFDPETQIPQEVLQRQIDNTLTETRQVPPLPPPSDRVVSAADLFSNPCTPFLPPEVQFLWRQAATITPRPGVDLRVGERGPESTESEEDKEQEMVEAGEERQEQKLELSPQEVPRDLPESEVLDISGAGTLPLEASEQRETSREMSPMLASDREGSIVSRSVSTLQDVPEVLDEGLERIPEHPGLLPELDKGEEAPVLFRSLLPPGADRKTVSIAFKRLLEALSSRRVRAEQRQPYGDILISPAPH
- the LOC114842550 gene encoding meiotic recombination protein REC8 homolog isoform X2, which produces MFYYPAVLRRHSGCFSTIWLVATKGIRVSRRDILKVNVKRTCDDIMDYLLEKVPAPRPGLPRPRFSLYLSSQLQYGVVVVFHRQCAMLLEEIHSILVQLLKQRASQKIDMDDYTRPSLVFSDALSLLQETDGASDPMFGLMHMHIMPSPTRLIEMSGEFLRRASSESPEPTSPASAPEPEPEPDGITASPETITLRETEPVAIPAAEFEGEDLEHDQPDVIDFLLAGTELFPEDVEVLAGEGESERGASEGEKDRPAELTGSPITLQPTILPSEDATLLPQEEPALLEKPETPPDELTPVSVPALPSPPPAARTPQRPRLQSEDVSPPPKKKKRQLIFFDPETQIPQEVLQRQIDNTLTETRQVPPLPPPSDRVVSAADLFSNPCTQVQFLWRQAATITPRPGVDLRVGERGPESTESEEDKEQEMVEAGEERQEQKLELSPQEVPRDLPESEVLDISGAGTLPLEASEQRETSREMSPMLASDREGSIVSRSVSTLQDVPEVLDEGLERIPEHPGLLPELDKGEEAPVLFRSLLPPGADRKTVSIAFKRLLEALSSRRVRAEQRQPYGDILISPAPH
- the clk2b gene encoding dual specificity protein kinase CLK2b isoform X3, which translates into the protein MLDWFSYYGHVCISFELLSLSTFDFLKANNFLPYPLTQIRHMAHQICQAVSFLHDNKLTHTDLKPENILFVNSDYSLIYNPDKKCSERRINDTTVRLVDFGSATFDYEHHSVVISTRHYRAPEVILELGWSHPCDVWSIGCILFEYYEGFTLFQTHDNKEHLAMMERIRGPVPQRMIQRSRKQKYFHRGRLDWNECSKAGRYVRTKCKPLRKYLLAYGAEHHQFFDLLERMLEYEPSNRISPASVLSHPFFLPLVHPRRSQVLRNSGDMSR
- the clk2b gene encoding dual specificity protein kinase CLK2b isoform X1, yielding MLCYPLLGSSFLLVALRFCVMGKTELYSLYKAFVDCICLCLARSSSEAADDNGRDTENGHLIYKSGDVLEDRYEIVDTLGEGTFGKVVQCVDHSRGGSRIALKIIRNLDKYREAARLEINVLQEISEKDPQNRHHCVEMLDWFSYYGHVCISFELLSLSTFDFLKANNFLPYPLTQIRHMAHQICQAVSFLHDNKLTHTDLKPENILFVNSDYSLIYNPDKKCSERRINDTTVRLVDFGSATFDYEHHSVVISTRHYRAPEVILELGWSHPCDVWSIGCILFEYYEGFTLFQTHDNKEHLAMMERIRGPVPQRMIQRSRKQKYFHRGRLDWNECSKAGRYVRTKCKPLRKYLLAYGAEHHQFFDLLERMLEYEPSNRISPASVLSHPFFLPLVHPRRSQVLRNSGDMSR
- the clk2b gene encoding dual specificity protein kinase CLK2b isoform X2 — its product is MGKTELYSLYKAFVDCICLCLARSSSEAADDNGRDTENGHLIYKSGDVLEDRYEIVDTLGEGTFGKVVQCVDHSRGGSRIALKIIRNLDKYREAARLEINVLQEISEKDPQNRHHCVEMLDWFSYYGHVCISFELLSLSTFDFLKANNFLPYPLTQIRHMAHQICQAVSFLHDNKLTHTDLKPENILFVNSDYSLIYNPDKKCSERRINDTTVRLVDFGSATFDYEHHSVVISTRHYRAPEVILELGWSHPCDVWSIGCILFEYYEGFTLFQTHDNKEHLAMMERIRGPVPQRMIQRSRKQKYFHRGRLDWNECSKAGRYVRTKCKPLRKYLLAYGAEHHQFFDLLERMLEYEPSNRISPASVLSHPFFLPLVHPRRSQVLRNSGDMSR